One window from the genome of Paraconexibacter algicola encodes:
- a CDS encoding response regulator yields MTAEPIDIIDILLVEDDPGDVLMIREAFEENKVRNRLSVVADGVDAIAFLRREGAFADAPRPDLILLDLNLPRRGGREVLEDIKSDPTLRSIPVVVLTTSSAEEDILRSYDLHANAYVTKPVDFERFIEVVRQIDDFFVTVVRLPPGGAA; encoded by the coding sequence ATGACCGCCGAGCCGATCGACATCATCGACATCCTCCTCGTCGAGGACGATCCCGGGGACGTCCTCATGATCCGGGAGGCGTTCGAGGAGAACAAGGTCCGCAACCGGCTCTCGGTCGTCGCCGACGGCGTCGACGCGATCGCGTTCCTGCGCCGCGAGGGCGCGTTCGCCGACGCGCCCCGCCCGGACCTGATCCTGCTCGACCTCAACCTGCCGCGGCGCGGCGGCCGCGAGGTGCTCGAGGACATCAAGTCCGACCCGACGCTGCGGTCGATCCCCGTGGTCGTGCTGACCACCAGCAGCGCCGAGGAGGACATCCTGCGCTCCTACGACCTGCACGCCAACGCCTACGTGACGAAGCCCGTCGACTTCGAGCGGTTCATCGAGGTCGTCCGGCAGATCGACGACTTCTTCGTCACCGTGGTGCGCCTGCCGCCGGGCGGCGCGGCC